From Nyctibius grandis isolate bNycGra1 chromosome 27, bNycGra1.pri, whole genome shotgun sequence, one genomic window encodes:
- the TAF11 gene encoding transcription initiation factor TFIID subunit 11 — translation MADPGEGGREELGAATDQEPPPAAASPSGDGAEAEPEAAEVAGEGEAGEAGGGGEAKAEAPDGEVRSAEAEAVDGEDPSLQACAAKKVKLELKERKEKKHKVDEDEIQKMQILVSSFSEEQLNRYEMYRRSAFPKAAIKRLIQSITGTSVSQNVVIAMSGISKVFVGEVVEEALDVCEKWGELPPLQPKHMREAVRRLKSRGQIPNSKYKKIIFH, via the exons ATGGCGGACCCCGGCGAAGGGGGTCGGGAGGAGCTCGGGGCCGCCACCGACCAGGAGCCGCCGCCCGCGGCCGCGTCCCCCTCGGGGGATGGAGCGGAGGCGGAGCCGGAGGCCGCGGAGGTGGCAGGCGAGGGCGAGGCGGGAGAGGCTGGCGGGGGCGGCGAGGCCAAGGCGGAGGCGCCGGACGGGGAG GTGAGGAGCGCGGAGGCGGAGGCGGTGGACGGGGAGGACCCCAGCCTGCAGGCGTGCGCGGCCAAGAAGGTGAAGCTGGAgctgaaggagaggaaggagaagaagcaCAAAGTGGACGAGGACGAGATCCAGAAGATGCA AATACTGGTCTCAtccttttctgaagaacagTTGAACCGTTACGAGATGTATCGCCGGTCTGCCTTCCCCAAAGCTGCTATTAAACGG ctgatcCAGTCCATCACCGGCACCTCCGTCTCTCAGAACGTGGTTATCGCCATGTCTGGCATCTCCAAGGTCTTTgttggggaggtggtggaggaag CCCTGGATGTGTGTGAGAAGTGGGGGGAGCTGCCACCTCTGCAGCCCAAACACATGCGAGAGGCGGTGAGGAGGCTCAAGTCCCGAGGACAGATCCCCAATTCCAAATACAAAAAGATCATCTTCCACTGA